In a genomic window of Drosophila takahashii strain IR98-3 E-12201 chromosome 3L, DtakHiC1v2, whole genome shotgun sequence:
- the Gug gene encoding arginine-glutamic acid dipeptide repeats protein isoform X1 yields MAASTQGEIRVGPGHQVNDVYAKLPDYNPISSFPIDKETDERELEESRWSPGVVADGDLLMFLRAARSMAAFQGMCDGGLEDGCLAASRDDTTINALDVLHDSGYDPGKALQALVKCPVSKGIDKKWTEDETKKFIKGLRQFGKNFFRIHKDLLPHKDTPELVEFYYLWKKTPGANNNRPHRRRRQSALRRNRVTRANNSNSNTPPKKEDTPEPQTATTAATATATASAASETASRSSPAVSKEENSSLTEDDASECDSDSSLTHKRDESPSRMRTRNKQQNSNSSNQNSSNTTSSSSSSGGGSNNAASGNATSIGSGSSGGGAAGGNSSSSKDQSANANAVANGKRPKRGSETPDVAGGGASVDSPKTPTKAVAESSANKRKGGKQDTPNKKKRTEQEERSSEPASAQEEPNAVKEKSRKRPDSPVESMNSDSRPDSVLDDGESNTTDTTTAEQQSTKDSKETTVSCKEERDMITNSDLEAKAEEAKAFKAEALAAEDSKDSAIKNMDEETNIQAPSSLDASSVEGPPVVNPVAPPITMKVPTIATVEALNASVDRKEAIEKMESCDSDPEMLKKLATIKQEVSPQQQHQQQQQSQQQQLQQQLAPMGIQPPPISAPSESIYIKKEPMEDSMDATCNQNSNEPQDLKVKIEIKNEDALKHSAGGGLPPTGPGAPHPLSGAPVESNQEPLHLQHLPPQPPPGYLIDGQLKYGPPGQGVPPQPPQLHSDAAGGAPPGAAPTTPQKYPPELEMKFAPQDLKYPPPPPLDALKYSQEMQAAAAAAAAAGKYDMKYMMEQQGKYPVELSAAHQPPSKPGYQDSLKIPDVKAGFGHLPHNVGSPLDVAHKYGPPPTSQESQQQQQSQQQQQSQPPGATPPPGIAMPKPHYQHDVQTPPLGRPFEPTGLMLKYGDPLAAKYGPPQDLKYPMPPVSQAGGPADVKPYGGENLIKSSPYGPPPESPIDASARSTPGQDSQGSNSNSQPPSMPPQPQQFQSPHPSPHMPSPAGGGLPPGMHPQNLIHGPPTGAPQPPPPPTSLHQPTPTAPGPPSLQHGLHPGHPGHPQLSVASSMPPSSIGIPPTLSTMAPSHMHPHLHPHAHLQGLHRPHDLPPSMHPHAPMPLSLQGHPPHGHGGLPQSHAPQQQQQQQPTGTVRTPSPAQQQQQPPRSLHDPQSSREPPSSQPSTTMAAGSSGGGPPPQQSPHAHRTSPLPGLSGSGPPPPGLIGHPMAIHPHLAHLPPGHPAHAALAHPGHHLLSHSIAGLGPGGGPIALLAGPGGLGGIPESALSRRTPPSHLPHASHASAAPLTPHSVASMTSSSMSLTTSTVPSSAFSRASPSVQISSGGGGGGPSSSGPGSVGLANSSAAAAAAAAAAAHRAASPASSVSSLSRQSPLHPVPQSPLSHHPSSSALSAAAAAVAERDRHALMRQQSPHMTPPPVSQASLMASPLSKMYAPQPGQRGLGTSPPPHLRPGASPPVIRHPQMPLPLPLIAPGGGIPQIGVHPGQSPYPHPLLHPSVFYSPHHHPFNSPYGYAPYGPGFPAYMKPPPQPGQLDPAAVMAAHHAGLQGPPPQQMRQDEQNAAAAAAAAAAAEKQHQAAAAAAAQQHKAPQQQPPGGMPPNKPPTPKTPQGPGGGMPPGMGGPGTPTGLPPGAYPGSHMPGYPQGPPHGSPFAPQDGQPHGLKPTSHMDALRAHAHSANSAGMGGGHHPTEPLPIDIEPDPEPEIPSPTHNIPRGPSPEAKPDDTECHRSQSAIFVRHIDRGDYNSCTRTDLIFKPVADSKLARKREERDRKLAEKERERRQQQQQQQQQQQQQQAAAAQQAAQQAKMKAELKPPYADTPALRQLSEYARPHVAFSPVEQMVPYHHPMGPMYRERELEEIKNAQAAAASQSRLDPHWMEYYRRSLSNHPHSGIHPSQFPLYANPAISQMERERLGIPPPHHVGLDPGEHMVRMIRLTREYHAHSHTHLHLPLHPQPQPPEAGFQLPPNVGQYPRPNMLIPREPHSDVLLRMSYADQLQYLQAAEFQRQSLHDQYFRQRPR; encoded by the exons ATGGCGGCCTCCACTCAAGGAGAAATTCGAGTGGGTCCCGGCCACCAGGTAAACGATGTCTAT GCAAAACTGCCCGATTATAATCCAATCTCAAGCTTCCCCATCGACAAGGAAACCGATGAACGTGAACTAGAGGAATCAAGATGGAGTCCAGGCGTTGTGGCCGATGGCGACTTGTTAATGTTCTTGCGTGCGGCTCGCTCGATGGCTGCATTTCAAGGAATGTGTGATGGCGGTTTAGAAGACGGTTGTTTGGCTGCCAGTCGCGACGACACCACAATAAACGCACTCGACGTG CTCCACGATTCTGGCTACGATCCAGGCAAAGCTCTACAAGCGCTCGTAAAGTGCCCCGTTTCCAAGGGCATCGACAAGAAGTGGACGGAGGACGAAACAAAGAAATTCATCAAGGGTCTGCGACAGTTCGGGAAGAACTTCTTCCGCATCCACAAGGACCTGCTGCCGCACAAGGACACGCCGGAGCTGGTCGAGTTCTACTATCTGTGGAAGAAGACGCCCGGCGCGAACAACAACAGGCCGCACAGGCGGCGTAGACAGAGCGCCCTGCGCCGCAATCGTGTCACGCGggccaacaacagcaacagcaacacaccTCCCAAGAAGGAGGACACTCCGGAACCACAAACTGCGACGACGGCGGCGACGGCGACGGCGACGGCAAGCGCGGCGTCCGAGACGGCGAGTCGCTCCTCGCCCGCTGTCTCCAAGGAGGAGAACAGCTCGCTCACCGAGGACGACGCCAGCGAGTGCGACAGTGATTCGAGTCTGACCCACAAAAGGGATGAATCACCCTCAAGGATGAGGACGCGAAATAAGCAAcagaacagcaacagcagcaaccagaacagcagcaacaccaccagcagcagcagcagcagcggcggcggcagcaacaacgccGCTTCCGGCAACGCCACTTCCATAGGCAGCGGTTCGAGCGGCGGCGGTGCCGCTGGCGGCAACAGCTCCTCGTCCAAGGACCAGTCAGCCAACGCCAACGCCGTGGCTAATGGCAAGAGGCCCAAGCGAGGCTCCGAAACACCGGATGTGGCCGGCGGCGGAGCCTCGGTCGATAGTCCCAAGACGCCGACGAAAGCGGTGGCCGAGAGTTCGGCCAACAAGCGCAAGGGCGGCAAGCAGGATACGCCCAACAAGAAGAAGCGAACGGAACAGGAGGAACGCAGCAGCGAGCCAGCGAGTGCCCAGGAGGAGCCGAATGCCGTCAAGGAGAAGTCGCGCAAGCGACCGGACAGCCCGGTGGAGAGCATGAACTCGGACAGCCGGCCGGACTCGGTGCTCGACGATGGCGAGTCGAATACGACGGACACCACCACCGCCGAGCAGCAGTCCACCAAGGACAGCAAGGAGACGACGGTCAGCTGCAAGGAGGAGCGCGATATGATCACCAACAGTGATCTGGAGGCCAAGGCGGAGGAAGCGAAGGCCTTCAAGGCGGAGGCTTTGGCGGCGGAGGACAGCAAGGATAGCGCCATTAAGAACATGGACGAGGAGACGAATATCCAGGCGCCGAGCAGTCTGGATGCGAGTTCGGTGGAGGGACCCCCTGTGGTCAATCCCGTGGCGCCGCCCATTACCATGAAGGTGCCCACAATTGCCACTGTGGAGGCGCTGAATGCTTCGGTGGATCGCAAGGAGGCCATCGAGAAAATGGAGTCCTGCGACAGCGATCCAGAGATGCTCAAGAAGCTGGCCACCATCAAGCAGGAGGTTtctccgcagcagcagcaccagcagcagcagcaatcccaacagcagcagttgcaacaGCAACTTGCTCCCATGGGCATTCAGCCACCTCCAATTAGCGCCCCCTCAGAATCGATCTACATCAAGAAGGAGCCCATGGAGGACTCCATGGACGCCACCTGCAATCAGAACAGCAACGAGCCGCAGGATCTCAAGGTGAAGATCGAGATTAAGAATGAGGATGCACTGAAGCACAGTGCGGGAGGAGGTCTGCCGCCCACGGGACCAGGTGCACCACATCCGCTCTCCGGAGCTCCCGTAGAAAGTAATCAGGAGCCGCTGCACCTGCAACATCTGCCTCCGCAACCGCCTCCTGGCTACCTGATCGATGGCCAGCTGAAGTACGGACCACCGGGACAGGGAGTGCCGCCGCAGCCACCGCAGCTGCATAGCGATGCGGCTGGAGGAGCACCGCCCGGAGCAGCGCCTACAACGCCGCAGAAATACCCCCCCGAGCTGGAGATGAAGTTTGCTCCCCAGGATCTCAAGTAtccaccaccgccaccgctGGATGCACTCAAGTACAGCCAGGAGAtgcaggcggcggcggctgcagCGGCTGCTGCCGGCAAGTACGACATGAAGTACATGATGGAGCAGCAGGGCAAGTATCCCGTGGAGTTGTCCGCTGCCCATCAGCCGCCTAGCAAGCCGGGCTACCAGGATTCGCTAAAGATTCCCGATGTAAAGGCCGGCTTTGGTCACCTGCCGCACAACGTGGGCTCTCCGCTGGACGTGGCCCACAAATACGGACCGCCACCCACATCCCAAGagtcccagcagcagcagcaatcgcagcagcagcagcagtcgcagCCGCCGGGAGCCACACCTCCGCCTGGCATCGCCATGCCCAAGCCGCACTACCAGCACGACGTGCAGACGCCTCCCTTGGGACGACCCTTCGAGCCCACTGGCTTGATGCTCAAGTACGGCGATCCATTGGCGGCTAAGTACGGTCCGCCGCAGGATCTCAAGTACCCCATGCCACCGGTTTCGCAGGCAGGAGGACCTGCGGACGTGAAGCCCTATGGCGGCGAGAATCTGATCAAATCCTCGCCTTACGGGCCTCCGCCCGAGAGTCCAATCGACGCCTCTGCGCGCTCTACTCCTGGCCAAGATAGCCAGGGCAGCAATAGTAATTCGCAGCCGCCGTCGATGCCACCGCAACCGCAGCAGTTCCAGTCGCCGCATCCCTCGCCGCACATGCCTTCGCCAGCGGGAGGTGGCCTGCCGCCGGGAATGCATCCGCAAAATCTCATCCACGGCCCGCCAACAGGCGCCCCTcagccgccgccaccgcccaCGTCGTTGCATCAGCCCACGCCGACGGCTCCAGGTCCTCCAAGTCTACAGCATGGCCTGCATCCCGGACATCCGGGACACCCGCAACTGTCGGTGGCTTCATCGATGCCCCCGAGCTCCATTGGCATACCTCCCACGCTCTCGACGATGGCGCCCTCGCACATGCATCCTCACCTTCATCCGCACGCCCATCTGCAGGGTCTCCATCGGCCGCACGATCTGCCACCCAGTATGCATCCGCATGCTCCGATGCCGCTGTCGCTCCAGGGACATCCGCCACATGGTCACGGTGGACTGCCGCAGTCGCATgctccccagcagcagcagcagcaacagccaaCTGGCACGGTGCGTACGCCATCAcctgcccagcagcagcagcagccgccgagGTCTCTGCACGATCCGCAATCCTCGCGGGAGCCGCCCAGCTCGCAGCCCTCGACCACGATGGCAGCGGGATCGAGTGGCGGCGGCCCACCGCCGCAACAGTCGCCGCATGCGCATCGCACATCGCCGTTGCCCGGGCTCTCGGGTAGTGGTCCTCCGCCGCCGGGACTCATTGGGCATCCGATGGCCATACACCCGCACCTGGCCCACCTGCCACCGGGTCATCCGGCCCACGCAGCGCTCGCCCATCCGGGACACCATCTGCTCTCGCATTCGATAGCAGGCCTGGGACCGGGCGGTGGACCCATCGCCTTGCTAGCCGGACCCGGTGGCCTGGGAGGTATTCCCGAGTCCGCTCTCAGTCGCCGCACCCCGCCCTCTCACCTGCCACACGCCTCGCACGCCTCCGCGGCCCCGCTGACGCCGCATTCGGTGGCCAGCATGACCTCCAGCAGCATGTCGCTGACCACCAGCACGGTGCCATCGTCTGCCTTCAGTCGCGCCAGTCCCAGCGTACAGATCTCGagcggtggaggaggaggaggaccaaGCTCCTCAGGACCCGGCAGCGTTGGACTGGCCAACTCctcggcagcggcggcggcggctgcagCGGCAGCTGCCCATCGAGCGGCCTCGCCGGCGTCCAGCGTTAGCAGCCTGAGTCGCCAGAGCCCGCTGCATCCGGTGCCACAGTCGCCGCTCAGCCATCATCCCTCGTCCTCTGCGCTCTCCGCCGCGGCAGCCGCTGTGGCGGAAAGGGATCGGCATGCGCTGATGCGTCAGCAGTCGCCGCACATGACGCCACCGCCGGTGTCGCAGGCCTCGCTGATGGCCAGTCCGCTGAGCAAGATGTACGCTCCTCAACCGGGTCAGCGGGGTTTGGGAACATCTCCGCCGCCGCATTTGCGGCCAGGAGCCTCGCCGCCGGTCATCCGCCATCCTCAGATGCCGCTGCCGTTGCCGCTGATTGCACCTGGCGGGGGAATTCCGCAGATTGGAGTGCATCCCGGGCAGTCGCCGTATCCGCACCCGCTGCTGCATCCCTCGGTCTTCTACTCGCCGCATCACCATCCCTTCAATTCGCCATATGGATATGCGCCCTATGGTCCTGGTTTTCCGGCCTACATGAAGCCGCCGCCACAGCCGGGACAACTTGACCCCGCTGCCGTGATGGCCGCTCACCATGCCGGATTGCAAGGTCCGCCGCCGCAGCAGATGCGTCAGGATGAGCAGAATGCAGCGgcggccgcagcagcagctgcagctgctgagAAGCAACACCAGGCGGCTGCAGCAGCGGCCGCCCAGCAGCACAAGGCGCCGCAGCAACAGCCGCCCGGCGGAATGCCACCGAACAAGCCGCCGACGCCAAAGACGCCGCAGGGTCCGGGCGGTGGGATGCCTCCCGGAATGGGTGGACCGGGAACACCGACGGGACTGCCGCCTGGTGCCTACCCCGGCAGCCATATGCCGGGATATCCACAGGGACCGCCGCATGGATCGCCCTTCGCGCCGCAAGATGGTCAGCCTCACGGTCTGAAGCCCACGTCGCACATGGACGCCCTGCGAGCGCACGCACACTCGGCCAATTCGGCGGGAATGGGCGGCGGACATCATCCCACGGAGCCAT tgcCCATTGATATTGAGCCGGATCCGGAGCCAGAGATTCCCAGTCCCACGCACAACATACCACGTGGTCCCAGTCCCGAAGCGAAACCGGACGACACCGAGTGCCATCGCTCTCAGTCTGCCAT ATTTGTGCGCCACATCGATCGTGGGGATTACAACTCATGCACGAGAACGGATTTGATCTTCAAGCCGGTGGCCGACTCAAAGTTGGCTCGCAAGCGCGAAGAGCGCGACCGCAAGCTGGCCGAAAAGGAGCGAGAGCGGCGTCAG cagcagcaacaacagcaacagcagcagcaacaacagcaggcaGCAGCCGCTCAACAGGCGGCGCAGCAGGCCAAGATGAAGGCGGAGCTGAAGCCGCCGTATGCGGATACGCCAGCACTGCGCCAACTGTCGGAGTACGCTCGTCCCCACGTCGCCTTCAG TCCTGTTGAGCAGATGGTGCCATATCATCATCCAATGGGCCCCATGTACAGAGAGAG GGAACTGGAAGAGATCAAGAACGCACAAGCTGCTGCGGCGAGTCAATCCCGACTAGATCCGCACTGGATGGAGTACTATCGACG ATCTCTTTCCAACCATCCCCACAGCGGCATCCACCCCTCGCAGTTCCCCCTGTATGCGAATCCCGCGATATCGCAGATGGAGAGGGAGCGTCTGGGAATTCCACCTCCGCACCATGTGGGGTTGGACCCGGGCGAGCACATGGTGCGTATG ATACGATTGACGAGAGAATATCATGCACACTCTCATACTCATTTACATTTGCCTTTGCATCCACAGCCGCAACCACCGGAGGCCGGTTTCCAACTGCC